The Bernardetia sp. ABR2-2B DNA window CTGCAATAGGCAGTTTACTGATTTCTAATAAAAGCTCTCTAAAACGTTTTTTCATAAACTTTCTTGTCTCACTCTCTTCATTTTCAGGCTTTCCAAACTGGTCTTGATAGCCATCACTTGCCATATAAAGTGTCGTTTGATTGGGAAGAATAAACGTGGAAGTTTCAAAACTTTTTTCCTTACGATTTTTATATTTTGATTTTCCTCCTCCAATAGCGTGTTTTGAGCCTTTTATTTCTTTTATTGTTCCGTGTTCTACTAAATAGAGTGGGTTTTTTGCACCTGCAAACTTCAATGTTCTGCTAGAATGACAATAATTTATGATGGCTACGTCCATTCCATCTCTTGTATTCTGGTTTCTAAAGGTTGCTTCTATTTTCTCATCAAGGAGTTTTAATATTTCACTTGGCTCAGTTATTTTTTTATTGATTACAATTTCAGTCAATAAATCATTTCCCATCACTGTCATAAATGCCCCCGGTACGCCGTGCCCCGTACAATCAGCACAAACAACAATAGAGTGCATTTTCTTATCAATAATTACTTGCGAGAACCAATAAAAATCACCACTTACAATATCACGAGGCTTAAATAAAACAAAGCTATCATAAAATAAATCTCCTAATAGGTTTTTATCTCCCAAAATAGACTTCTGAATCCGTGCAGCATAACGAATGGAATCCGTAATATGCTGATTCTTTTCTTCCAAAACCTCACTCTGTTGTTGCAATTCTACATTTCTTTCATTTACCTCAATAGTCCTTTCTGTTACTTTGCGTTCCAAATTGACTGTTAAATCTTCTACTCTATTAAATGCTTTCGAAAAGCGTTTTGCCAAAACTCCCATTTGAAGAAGAATAAAAGCACCAAAACCAAATTGAATCAAATCAAAATAACCTGTCAGTGAAATTCCAACCGTATTTAATCCATCATGTATTCCTGTCAAGAGCAAAAAAGCAATTCCTAAGCTTTGCCAAAGTGTTTCATCTCGTTTTTTATAAATGGCTGTCCCTAGAATAGTAAGTCCCAAAAGAATTGCAATAATCATCTGAACCACTTGTAGAGGCTGAATAAATTGAAGAAAAATATAAGTAGGTAAAAATAGAAATAACATACCCACGGCAGCCAACCCTCCAGAAACAGGAAACATAAATCGTTTGGCTTCCTTTGGATAAAGGGATTGTAAATATAAAATTGCCGTAGGAAAAAGCAAGAAAAACGAACCGTAATAAACTCTAAACTGAATAGAAGTATCAAACCCTGTATGCAGATATAGGTATTCATAAAAGTAATGGTCTGCAAAAACAAGATGAATCATTCCTAAAAAGAACGTCAGAAGACCAAAGTAAAGCGTAGATTTTTGCTTTGGACGAAATACAAAAAGCACAAAATGATAAATTGCAATAAAAAATAAAAGTCCAAGCCATACTCCACTCCAATTTTGTTTGACTTCCTTTGCTTGTAGAAGGTTTTTATATGCCCCAACTTCAAAGTTTTCAAGGATTCCTCCGATAAAAAAATCAGGGTTTGCTACCTGTACGACAATATCTAGCTCAGAGGCTTCTTCTAACATTATCAAATCTCCTAAAAAAACATCATCAGCTTCTTCTGCATTTGTTGTTAGTTTACCTGCTTCATAAACTGGTTTTTCATTGACAAATACTTTGTTAGCAGCCCATACTTTAGGGATTTTGAGAGCTACATTTTTACGAAGGTTTTTAGGTAATTTTACTTGAATTCTATATGTTGCAGCACCTTTTGAGGGATAGTTTTCGTCTGTTTTTGGGTCTTTATATGTATTCCAAGAAGTTGGTACTGGTACATATTGAAAATCTTTTTGCTCGTCTATATTTTTAGGCAGAATCCATTTGTCCCAAAAAAACTGCCACTCTCCTTTTAGTACGATTACTTCTTCTGGTTCTATTATTTTATCAGATAAATCTATAACTCCTTTTTCTACTTCAACGGAAAGTTCTTTCTTATCAGCACAAGAAGAAAAAGCAAGAAACAAAGCTATAAAACCTAACAAATAAATTTTTGAAATTATTCGATTAGATAAAAATTTGAATAAATATGGATATATATATTTTAATGTATAGTTTTGCATTGTGAAAAGCAGACAGATGCACAAGTGAAACAGTTTTATAAGTCTAAATTACAATAAAAATAAGAAAAGGTAATACATATTCGAATTTTGAAGATGTTAAAAACTTTTTCACATAAAATAATACTATAAAAAATAGATAAAATTCAATATTTTTATAAGATATGATAGAATTTGAAAGGTTAATAAATCACATTCTGAATCAATTTTTAGTTTATAGCCAAAACTCTCCTCTGCTTTTTAATAGTGGTGTTTTTTTGGTGCTTTTTCTTTTATTCTATGGTGGCTATATTTTTTTTTACAAAAATGATTTATTGAGAATTATTTATGTAATCGCTTTCAGCTTT harbors:
- a CDS encoding 7TM diverse intracellular signaling domain-containing protein, whose amino-acid sequence is MLGFIALFLAFSSCADKKELSVEVEKGVIDLSDKIIEPEEVIVLKGEWQFFWDKWILPKNIDEQKDFQYVPVPTSWNTYKDPKTDENYPSKGAATYRIQVKLPKNLRKNVALKIPKVWAANKVFVNEKPVYEAGKLTTNAEEADDVFLGDLIMLEEASELDIVVQVANPDFFIGGILENFEVGAYKNLLQAKEVKQNWSGVWLGLLFFIAIYHFVLFVFRPKQKSTLYFGLLTFFLGMIHLVFADHYFYEYLYLHTGFDTSIQFRVYYGSFFLLFPTAILYLQSLYPKEAKRFMFPVSGGLAAVGMLFLFLPTYIFLQFIQPLQVVQMIIAILLGLTILGTAIYKKRDETLWQSLGIAFLLLTGIHDGLNTVGISLTGYFDLIQFGFGAFILLQMGVLAKRFSKAFNRVEDLTVNLERKVTERTIEVNERNVELQQQSEVLEEKNQHITDSIRYAARIQKSILGDKNLLGDLFYDSFVLFKPRDIVSGDFYWFSQVIIDKKMHSIVVCADCTGHGVPGAFMTVMGNDLLTEIVINKKITEPSEILKLLDEKIEATFRNQNTRDGMDVAIINYCHSSRTLKFAGAKNPLYLVEHGTIKEIKGSKHAIGGGKSKYKNRKEKSFETSTFILPNQTTLYMASDGYQDQFGKPENEESETRKFMKKRFRELLLEISKLPIAEQENTLDTILEGWKQTEKQTDDILVMGIYVE